The following proteins are co-located in the Flammeovirga kamogawensis genome:
- a CDS encoding RecQ family ATP-dependent DNA helicase, producing MREGFLQILKKFWGYDQFRPLQEEIIENAFVGKDTLALLPTGGGKSICFQVPGVARKGVCIVITPLIALMKDQVQQLNERGIPAKALYSGLNFREIDILLENVVQGAVKFLYVSPERIKTTIFQERLKRMAVGLLVVDEAHCISQWGFDFRPQYLKIGEIRELIPQVPCIALTATATLKTQEDIIEYLKFNKNYKVFKGSFNRPNLSFSVFQEEDSQHKMMQILNNVKGSAIVYVRTRKMAMQVAQLLQTNGISSDFYHGGLPTDQRGVKQTAWINNNIRVIVATNAFGMGIDKPDVRSVVNIGSPESIEAFYQEAGRGGRDGKKAYSVLLVKTDQKRKILEWVEERHPNEKLLRRVYSCLGNMYRLAVGSGEMASFPFYIKPFIKKYDLPPTETYYALRRLEEQEVLIFNESVFHDPAVMIKSTSEDFYAYLIRHPHFELMMKGMLRMYGGEMFNSFVKIEEKDIAFTNGIPLDRVHSMLSELDKVDIISYQPKKDKPQITFILPRYLPEKLPINKKLLSQRKSHDYARAKAMIHFIENKNTCRSISIREYFGDYSGENCGVCDNCLSKKKLNTWKKDVLPFKEQILNLLKTDEFSLHELELVLKPVDLKGFTRSLSDLFERKMVKWSASKKIIIA from the coding sequence ATGAGAGAAGGATTCTTACAAATTTTAAAGAAATTTTGGGGGTATGATCAGTTTAGACCGCTACAAGAAGAGATAATTGAAAATGCTTTTGTAGGTAAAGATACACTCGCTTTGTTGCCAACGGGAGGTGGAAAATCAATTTGTTTCCAAGTTCCTGGTGTTGCAAGAAAAGGGGTGTGTATTGTGATCACACCTTTGATTGCTTTAATGAAAGATCAAGTACAACAATTAAATGAAAGGGGTATTCCTGCCAAGGCATTATATTCTGGGTTAAATTTTAGAGAAATAGATATTCTTTTGGAGAATGTTGTACAAGGTGCGGTTAAATTTCTTTATGTATCTCCTGAAAGAATAAAAACGACAATTTTTCAGGAAAGATTAAAAAGAATGGCAGTTGGGTTATTAGTTGTTGATGAAGCACACTGTATTTCTCAATGGGGATTTGATTTTAGACCTCAATATTTAAAAATAGGTGAAATAAGAGAGCTTATTCCACAGGTGCCTTGTATTGCATTAACAGCAACTGCAACACTCAAAACCCAAGAAGATATTATAGAGTACTTAAAATTTAATAAAAACTACAAAGTATTTAAAGGAAGTTTTAATAGGCCTAATTTATCATTTTCTGTCTTTCAAGAAGAAGATAGCCAACATAAAATGATGCAGATTCTTAATAATGTAAAAGGTAGTGCAATTGTTTATGTTAGAACAAGGAAAATGGCTATGCAGGTGGCTCAATTACTACAAACAAATGGAATTTCTTCAGATTTTTACCATGGAGGTTTACCAACGGATCAGAGGGGTGTTAAACAAACAGCATGGATTAATAACAATATACGTGTAATAGTAGCTACTAATGCTTTTGGGATGGGTATTGATAAGCCAGATGTTAGGTCCGTTGTTAACATAGGGTCTCCAGAGAGTATAGAGGCATTTTATCAAGAAGCTGGCAGGGGTGGACGTGATGGTAAAAAAGCTTACAGTGTATTATTGGTAAAGACAGATCAAAAAAGAAAGATTTTAGAATGGGTTGAAGAAAGGCATCCAAATGAAAAACTTCTAAGAAGAGTCTATTCCTGTTTAGGAAATATGTATCGTTTAGCTGTAGGTAGCGGAGAGATGGCTTCATTTCCTTTTTACATTAAACCTTTTATTAAAAAGTATGATTTACCTCCAACAGAAACATATTATGCATTAAGGCGACTTGAAGAACAAGAGGTTTTGATTTTTAATGAAAGTGTTTTTCATGACCCTGCAGTTATGATAAAATCGACTTCAGAAGATTTTTATGCATATCTAATTCGTCATCCTCATTTTGAGTTAATGATGAAAGGAATGCTCAGAATGTATGGTGGTGAAATGTTCAATTCTTTTGTGAAAATTGAAGAAAAGGATATTGCATTTACAAATGGAATTCCCTTAGATCGTGTGCACTCTATGTTGTCTGAATTAGATAAAGTAGATATTATTAGTTACCAACCTAAGAAAGATAAACCTCAAATCACCTTTATTTTACCTAGGTATTTACCAGAAAAATTACCAATAAATAAAAAACTACTTTCACAAAGAAAGAGTCATGATTATGCAAGAGCAAAAGCAATGATTCATTTTATAGAGAATAAAAATACATGTAGAAGTATTAGTATTCGTGAATATTTTGGTGACTATAGTGGAGAAAATTGTGGAGTATGTGACAATTGTTTATCGAAAAAGAAATTGAATACTTGGAAGAAAGATGTTTTACCATTTAAAGAACAAATCTTGAATCTTTTAAAAACAGACGAGTTCTCTCTTCATGAATTAGAGTTAGTGTTAAAACCTGTTGATTTAAAGGGTTTTACTCGTTCTTTGTCTGATTTATTTGAAAGAAAAATGGTTAAATGGAGTGCTTCAAAAAAAATAATTATTGCATAA
- the pyrE gene encoding orotate phosphoribosyltransferase, producing MENTIAKKVASLLLEINAIKIRPNDPFTWASGWKSPIYCDNRLSLSHPQARTYIKHALCAKIQEQFEGVEAIVGVATAGIPQGALIADALGIPFAYVRSKPKGHGMTNMIEGELKSGAKVVVVEDLISTGGSSLKAAEALKEAGIEVMGMLAIFTYGFDLSVNNFKEAGIPLVTLSNYNAMLELALEKDYIQANDLESLKSWRTSPSEWGK from the coding sequence ATGGAAAATACAATTGCAAAGAAGGTAGCTTCACTTTTATTGGAAATCAATGCCATCAAAATTCGTCCAAACGACCCTTTCACTTGGGCATCGGGATGGAAGTCTCCAATCTACTGTGACAACAGGTTGTCGCTATCACACCCTCAAGCAAGAACGTATATCAAACATGCATTATGCGCAAAAATTCAAGAGCAATTTGAAGGCGTAGAAGCAATTGTTGGTGTAGCAACAGCGGGTATTCCTCAAGGAGCATTAATTGCAGATGCTTTAGGAATTCCTTTTGCCTATGTTCGTTCTAAGCCAAAAGGTCATGGTATGACGAATATGATTGAAGGTGAACTAAAATCAGGTGCTAAAGTTGTTGTTGTAGAAGATTTAATTTCTACTGGCGGTAGTTCTCTTAAAGCTGCAGAGGCATTAAAAGAAGCTGGTATTGAGGTAATGGGTATGTTAGCAATATTTACTTACGGATTTGATTTATCTGTGAATAATTTTAAAGAAGCTGGTATTCCTCTTGTTACTTTATCTAACTACAATGCAATGTTAGAATTAGCATTAGAAAAAGACTACATACAAGCAAATGATTTAGAATCTCTAAAATCATGGCGTACTTCTCCATCTGAATGGGGAAAATAA
- a CDS encoding GNAT family protein: protein MYYDLAFGVISPNDENLAPQKIDELLAKGYFRHAQNMASYEMMFFEEKMQGVLPLRCALTPNMFTKSQRKKINQTEKKFIVEICPLKITKAHKKLFTEYRKKRFNEDDKVLIEYFGVESDQDLDTLPYSTWQISFWYDNQLAAVSYFDVGENAISSLMAIYDEQFKSDGLGFISMLIEMKWAQSNGMNYYYPGYTLDQPSCFDYKLRLPNVEYFDWQGKWKFWDSIDLKSTKRSITLHKLQQGVKEINKTAVVVGYVKEEENFFGSLWHNMFDYTQAVEAPIYISYPIGQFHQMTVIYLPDEDQYLVKPHLFKLKNGMADLLKSNDPIEIANFINAYFGQVQLVETRLNHTIQELKDVINNSNIEFETIEEMGNASRYPNSKWLSCKKNGSEWMIMPFWDDDKQKFFFHPLTFRYNQNRWVSPFGLCTPEMAILKISDYICRKEEDWHELMSEDK, encoded by the coding sequence ATGTATTATGATTTAGCTTTTGGTGTAATTTCTCCGAATGATGAAAATTTAGCACCACAAAAAATTGATGAGCTTTTAGCTAAGGGATATTTTAGACATGCCCAAAATATGGCATCATATGAAATGATGTTTTTTGAAGAGAAAATGCAAGGCGTTCTCCCTCTTCGTTGTGCGCTTACTCCGAATATGTTTACCAAATCTCAACGAAAAAAAATTAACCAGACTGAAAAGAAGTTCATCGTTGAAATTTGCCCTCTCAAAATAACAAAAGCTCATAAAAAGTTATTTACTGAATACAGAAAAAAACGCTTTAATGAAGATGATAAAGTACTTATTGAGTACTTTGGGGTAGAATCTGACCAAGATCTTGACACGCTTCCATATAGTACTTGGCAAATAAGTTTTTGGTATGATAATCAACTGGCAGCAGTCTCTTATTTTGATGTAGGAGAAAATGCTATTTCAAGTTTAATGGCTATTTATGATGAGCAGTTTAAAAGTGATGGCTTAGGTTTTATATCAATGCTTATTGAAATGAAATGGGCTCAATCTAATGGCATGAATTACTACTACCCAGGCTATACTTTAGATCAACCCTCTTGCTTTGATTATAAATTAAGATTACCAAATGTTGAATATTTTGATTGGCAAGGCAAATGGAAATTTTGGGATTCAATAGACTTAAAGAGTACAAAAAGATCAATTACCTTACATAAGTTACAACAAGGTGTTAAAGAAATTAATAAAACAGCTGTAGTAGTTGGCTATGTAAAAGAAGAAGAAAATTTCTTTGGAAGCTTATGGCATAATATGTTTGATTATACGCAAGCTGTAGAAGCACCTATATATATATCCTATCCAATTGGACAATTTCATCAAATGACGGTAATCTATTTACCTGATGAAGATCAGTATTTGGTTAAGCCTCATCTTTTTAAATTGAAAAATGGAATGGCTGATCTATTAAAAAGTAATGACCCTATAGAAATAGCTAATTTTATAAATGCATATTTTGGTCAGGTTCAACTTGTAGAAACTCGTCTGAATCATACAATACAAGAATTAAAAGACGTAATTAATAATTCTAATATAGAGTTTGAAACTATTGAAGAAATGGGGAATGCTTCTAGATACCCCAATTCTAAATGGTTATCATGTAAAAAAAATGGTTCTGAATGGATGATTATGCCTTTTTGGGATGATGACAAACAAAAGTTTTTTTTCCACCCGTTAACTTTTAGATATAATCAGAATAGATGGGTGTCGCCTTTTGGATTATGTACGCCTGAAATGGCCATATTAAAAATCAGTGATTATATTTGTCGCAAAGAAGAAGATTGGCATGAATTGATGTCAGAAGACAAATAA